A genomic stretch from Flavobacterium sp. KS-LB2 includes:
- a CDS encoding cob(I)yrinic acid a,c-diamide adenosyltransferase, with amino-acid sequence MKVYTKTGDKGTTALFGGTRVPKDHARIESYGTVDELNSHIGLIRDQEINAHYKEILIEIQDRLFTVGAILATPPEKEVKKNGELRLKNLGIIESDIELLENEIDAMEEALPPMTHFVLPGGHTTVSYCHIARCVCRRAERLAVHLSHNEPVAEIAIKYLNRLSDYLFVLARKLSHDLNAAEVQWIPRK; translated from the coding sequence ATGAAAGTATATACAAAGACTGGAGATAAAGGAACAACAGCCCTTTTTGGTGGAACCAGAGTCCCAAAAGACCATGCCCGAATTGAAAGTTACGGAACCGTTGACGAATTGAACTCTCATATTGGTCTGATTCGCGATCAAGAAATCAATGCGCATTATAAAGAAATCCTAATCGAGATTCAAGATCGTCTCTTTACAGTGGGAGCTATATTAGCGACACCGCCAGAAAAAGAAGTGAAGAAAAATGGCGAATTGCGTTTGAAAAACTTGGGTATTATCGAGTCTGATATAGAATTATTGGAAAATGAAATTGATGCTATGGAAGAAGCATTACCGCCAATGACTCATTTTGTACTTCCAGGCGGACATACTACTGTGTCATATTGTCATATTGCACGTTGCGTTTGTCGCAGGGCAGAGCGTTTAGCTGTCCATTTAAGCCATAATGAACCCGTTGCTGAAATCGCAATCAAGTACTTAAACCGACTTTCTGACTACCTTTTTGTGTTGGCACGAAAGTTGTCTCATGATTTGAATGCTGCGGAGGTTCAATGGATTCCGAGGAAGTAG
- a CDS encoding DUF2795 domain-containing protein translates to MYWTLELASYLSDAPWPANKDELIDYAIRAGAPLEVVENLQSIEDEGEIYESMEEIWPDYPTDEDYLWNEDEY, encoded by the coding sequence ATGTATTGGACATTAGAATTAGCATCTTATTTAAGTGATGCACCGTGGCCTGCTAACAAAGACGAACTTATTGACTACGCTATTAGAGCAGGAGCTCCATTAGAAGTAGTAGAAAACCTTCAATCTATAGAGGATGAAGGCGAGATATATGAATCAATGGAAGAAATTTGGCCAGATTATCCTACAGACGAAGATTATCTTTGGAATGAGGATGAATATTAA
- the secA gene encoding preprotein translocase subunit SecA, which produces MSFINSIIKVFVGDKSQKDVKALQPYLTKIKAFETPLMALSNDDLRGRTAFFKDRIKQARAEKDAKIAALKLEVESIEDIDKREDIYVAIDALEKEAYDISEKTLMEILPEAFAVVKETARRFKDNTAIVVTATPKDRELSATKSYITLDGDNAIWANSWSAAGKEITWDMIHYDVQLIGGMVLHEGKVAEMQTGEGKTLVATLPLYLNALTGNGVHLVTVNDYLAKRDSTWKAPLFEFHGMTVECIDNYQPSSEGRKKAYDADITYGTNNEFGFDYLRDNMAHSPEDLVQRKHNYAIVDEVDSVLIDDARTPLIISGPVPQGDRHEFNELKPKIENLVSIQRQLANGFLSEAKKLIKEGNTKEGGFQLLRAYRALPKNKALIKFLSEEGIKQLLQKTENQYMQDNKREMHKIDEALYFVIEEKNNQVELTDNGIKYLSGDTDADFFVLPDIGTEIAAIEKKKLDKDTEAEEKEQLFQDFGVKSERIHTLTQLLKAYALFEKDVEYVIMDNKIMIVDEQTGRIMDGRRYSDGLHQAIEAKENVKIEAATQTFATVTLQNYFRMYNKLGGMTGTAVTEAGELWQIYKLDVVEIPTNRGMARKDKEDFIYKTTREKFNAVIEDVTELSNAGRPVLIGTTSVEISELLSRMLKMRGVVHNVLNAKMHKQEAQIVEEAGKPGVVTIATNMAGRGTDIKLSAEVKAAGGLAIVGTERHDSRRVDRQLRGRAGRQGDPGSSQFYVSLEDNLMRLFGSERVAKVMDRMGLQEGEVIQHSMMTKSIERAQKKVEENNFGVRKRLLEYDDVMNAQREVVYKRRRHALFGERLKLDIANMLYDTCELIVDQNKATNNFKNFEFELIRYFSITSPVTESEFSKLSEMELTGKIYKATLEYYTEKTERSAREAFPIIKSVYEDKNNQFERIVVPFTDGIKSLNVVTDLKKAYETEGAQLVADFEKNITLSIVDEAWKKHLRKMDELKQSVQLAVHEQKDPLLIYKLEAFNLFRAMIDNVNKEVISFLFKGDLPAQENQQIQEAKEVAPVEDYTTSKDEIVSSEAANREAGQTQQRQVTETIVRDMPKINRNDNVTIQNVANGQTQEMKYKKAESLIASGQWVIVN; this is translated from the coding sequence ATGAGTTTTATAAATAGTATTATTAAAGTCTTTGTTGGGGATAAATCCCAAAAAGATGTCAAAGCTTTACAACCGTATCTTACCAAAATTAAAGCTTTTGAAACTCCTCTGATGGCATTATCTAATGATGATCTTAGAGGACGCACTGCTTTTTTCAAAGATAGAATCAAACAGGCTCGCGCTGAAAAAGATGCTAAAATAGCTGCACTGAAACTAGAAGTGGAAAGCATTGAAGATATTGACAAAAGAGAAGACATTTATGTTGCTATTGATGCACTTGAAAAAGAAGCTTACGATATCTCCGAAAAAACGTTAATGGAAATTCTTCCGGAAGCTTTTGCCGTTGTAAAAGAAACAGCAAGACGTTTCAAAGACAACACAGCAATTGTTGTAACTGCAACCCCTAAAGACCGTGAACTTTCTGCTACAAAAAGCTACATTACCCTAGATGGTGACAACGCAATTTGGGCAAATTCATGGAGTGCTGCTGGAAAAGAAATTACTTGGGACATGATTCACTATGACGTACAATTAATTGGCGGAATGGTTTTGCATGAAGGAAAAGTAGCTGAAATGCAAACGGGTGAAGGAAAAACATTGGTAGCAACCTTACCACTTTACTTAAATGCGTTGACAGGAAACGGTGTGCATTTAGTAACTGTGAATGATTACTTGGCAAAAAGAGATAGTACTTGGAAAGCGCCATTATTCGAATTTCACGGGATGACTGTAGAATGTATTGACAATTACCAACCAAGTTCAGAAGGAAGAAAAAAAGCCTACGATGCGGATATCACTTACGGAACCAATAATGAATTTGGTTTTGACTACTTAAGAGATAATATGGCACATTCGCCAGAAGATTTAGTGCAAAGAAAACACAATTATGCTATTGTCGATGAGGTCGATTCAGTTTTGATTGATGATGCAAGAACACCATTGATTATTTCAGGTCCAGTTCCGCAAGGAGATCGTCATGAGTTTAATGAATTGAAACCAAAAATTGAAAACTTAGTTAGCATACAAAGACAATTGGCTAACGGTTTCTTATCTGAAGCAAAAAAATTAATTAAAGAAGGAAATACTAAAGAAGGTGGATTCCAATTATTAAGAGCTTACAGAGCATTACCAAAAAACAAAGCATTAATTAAATTTTTGAGTGAAGAAGGAATTAAACAATTGCTTCAAAAAACCGAAAATCAATACATGCAGGATAACAAAAGAGAAATGCACAAGATTGATGAGGCATTGTATTTTGTTATTGAAGAAAAAAACAATCAGGTCGAATTGACAGACAACGGAATCAAATACCTTTCTGGAGATACTGATGCTGACTTTTTTGTACTTCCGGACATTGGAACTGAAATTGCCGCTATCGAAAAGAAAAAATTAGATAAAGACACTGAAGCCGAAGAAAAAGAACAATTATTTCAAGATTTTGGAGTGAAAAGTGAGCGTATTCATACTTTGACACAACTTTTGAAAGCCTACGCTTTATTCGAAAAAGATGTTGAATATGTAATCATGGACAATAAAATCATGATTGTAGATGAGCAAACAGGTCGTATCATGGACGGTCGTCGTTATTCTGACGGATTGCACCAAGCGATTGAAGCCAAAGAAAATGTAAAAATCGAAGCTGCAACTCAAACATTTGCAACCGTTACGTTACAGAATTATTTCAGAATGTACAACAAACTGGGAGGAATGACTGGAACTGCAGTAACTGAAGCGGGCGAGTTATGGCAAATATATAAATTAGACGTTGTAGAAATTCCTACGAATAGAGGAATGGCCAGAAAAGACAAAGAGGATTTTATTTATAAAACGACTCGTGAAAAATTCAATGCCGTTATCGAAGACGTAACTGAATTATCTAATGCAGGAAGACCGGTTCTTATTGGTACAACTTCTGTAGAGATTTCAGAATTATTAAGCCGAATGTTGAAAATGAGAGGCGTTGTTCACAATGTCTTGAATGCAAAAATGCACAAACAAGAAGCACAAATTGTTGAAGAAGCCGGAAAACCTGGAGTGGTAACTATTGCAACAAACATGGCTGGTCGTGGTACCGATATTAAATTATCTGCCGAAGTAAAAGCCGCTGGTGGATTAGCAATTGTAGGAACAGAACGTCATGATTCCCGTCGTGTTGACCGTCAGTTACGTGGTCGTGCCGGTCGTCAAGGAGATCCAGGAAGTTCTCAGTTTTATGTTTCTCTTGAAGACAACCTAATGCGTTTGTTTGGTTCTGAAAGAGTGGCTAAAGTGATGGACCGAATGGGATTACAGGAAGGTGAAGTGATTCAACATTCTATGATGACTAAATCGATCGAACGTGCTCAGAAAAAAGTAGAAGAAAACAACTTTGGTGTTCGTAAGCGTTTATTGGAATATGATGACGTTATGAATGCACAACGTGAAGTGGTTTACAAACGTCGTCGTCATGCGTTGTTTGGAGAGCGTTTGAAATTGGATATTGCAAACATGCTTTATGATACATGTGAATTGATTGTTGATCAAAATAAAGCAACCAATAATTTCAAAAACTTTGAATTCGAATTGATTCGTTATTTCTCAATTACATCGCCAGTTACTGAAAGTGAATTCAGTAAATTGAGTGAAATGGAATTAACCGGTAAAATATACAAAGCTACGCTGGAATATTATACAGAGAAAACCGAAAGAAGTGCCAGAGAAGCATTCCCAATCATAAAAAGTGTTTACGAAGATAAAAACAACCAATTTGAACGCATTGTAGTTCCTTTTACAGACGGAATCAAATCGTTGAATGTAGTTACTGATTTGAAAAAAGCCTACGAAACTGAGGGAGCTCAACTGGTGGCTGATTTCGAAAAAAATATCACTTTGTCTATCGTAGATGAAGCTTGGAAGAAACACTTACGTAAAATGGATGAGTTGAAACAATCGGTTCAACTAGCGGTTCACGAACAAAAAGATCCATTACTTATTTACAAACTGGAAGCGTTCAATTTGTTTAGAGCCATGATTGACAATGTAAATAAAGAAGTGATTTCATTCTTGTTCAAAGGAGATTTACCGGCTCAGGAAAACCAACAAATTCAAGAAGCGAAAGAAGTTGCTCCGGTAGAAGATTACACGACTTCAAAAGATGAAATCGTAAGTAGCGAAGCTGCAAACCGTGAAGCTGGCCAAACGCAACAACGTCAAGTTACCGAAACTATCGTGAGAGATATGCCAAAAATTAATCGTAATGATAACGTAACGATTCAAAACGTGGCCAACGGACAAACACAAGAAATGAAATACAAAAAAGCCGAAAGCTTAATCGCTTCAGGACAATGGGTTATCGTGAACTAA
- a CDS encoding DUF6161 domain-containing protein yields MTNVELKKIINQSPQADEYNKQEFTFNFPYINYTKTIIGLSSLYVFVNQQLKGWQSYNDTDIPAELNNSITYFNVIKQRIIEYVNSYAHQDLSNIQSYIPSIIQAIQNIRTKPFLYNLPEVDFLIKIHKDLPNSYPTAHSVIVGEFNYPLLSSKESLIGMIASYEFILKDNSSIVERRNAEKKSINSLRSDFVNYISETEKETTKQLQESEKKYLEQIESIEEIKTDKENVIEEWFNASKSNFDTFYTSSNENIGALESAYNELLSLKKPADYWKERATELKKEGDVFFKILLGLVGFAVITLYLLLWLTPEGMEKTFFNDDRSLAIRWSVIYITFISFLFFAIKAVMKSMFSSYHLSRDAEERQRLTYVYLAMVKDASIDKEDRHLVMQSLFSRADTGLLKEDSSPSMPGTGGIFDVIKNR; encoded by the coding sequence ATGACAAATGTAGAACTTAAAAAAATTATCAATCAATCTCCGCAAGCAGATGAATATAACAAACAAGAATTTACATTTAATTTTCCTTATATAAATTATACTAAAACAATTATTGGACTTTCAAGTCTGTATGTATTTGTAAACCAACAGTTAAAAGGTTGGCAGTCATATAATGACACCGATATTCCTGCAGAGTTGAATAATTCAATTACATATTTTAATGTAATCAAGCAGAGAATAATTGAGTATGTGAATAGTTATGCACATCAAGATTTGAGTAATATTCAATCGTATATACCTTCAATTATTCAAGCCATACAAAATATTAGAACAAAACCATTTTTATATAATTTACCCGAAGTAGATTTCCTAATTAAAATACATAAAGATTTACCAAACTCTTATCCAACTGCACATTCAGTAATTGTTGGAGAGTTTAACTATCCTTTACTATCCTCAAAAGAGAGTTTAATCGGTATGATAGCATCTTATGAATTTATACTAAAAGATAACTCCTCAATTGTTGAAAGAAGAAATGCCGAAAAAAAATCAATAAACAGTCTACGTAGTGACTTTGTAAATTATATTTCAGAAACTGAAAAAGAAACTACAAAGCAACTCCAAGAATCAGAAAAAAAATATCTTGAGCAAATTGAATCAATTGAAGAGATAAAAACTGATAAAGAGAACGTCATAGAAGAATGGTTTAATGCATCAAAATCAAATTTTGATACTTTTTATACATCTTCTAATGAAAACATTGGAGCATTAGAAAGTGCCTATAATGAATTGTTAAGTCTAAAGAAACCAGCTGATTATTGGAAAGAAAGAGCTACAGAATTGAAAAAAGAGGGCGATGTTTTTTTTAAAATATTACTTGGATTAGTTGGCTTTGCAGTTATAACTTTATATCTATTACTATGGTTAACTCCAGAAGGTATGGAAAAAACTTTCTTCAATGATGATAGAAGTTTAGCAATTAGATGGAGCGTAATATACATCACTTTTATTTCTTTTCTATTTTTTGCTATTAAAGCAGTTATGAAATCTATGTTCAGTTCCTATCATCTTTCTCGTGACGCTGAAGAGCGACAAAGGTTGACTTATGTTTACCTAGCAATGGTTAAAGATGCAAGTATTGATAAAGAAGACCGTCATTTGGTTATGCAGTCTTTGTTTAGCAGAGCAGATACAGGTTTATTAAAAGAAGATTCTTCGCCTAGTATGCCTGGAACTGGCGGAATCTTTGATGTAATTAAAAACAGATAA
- a CDS encoding transposase codes for MSVHAYVYMTSHIHLIVTAFDGELQNVISDFKKHTSKKLVKAIQEHPESRREWLLRKFSFEAQKSGRAKNYKLWQDGFHPVILDTLEKIEQRVNYIHYNPIEAEIVFQERDYVNSSYRNHEEDNAVFCNVNVEPLW; via the coding sequence TTGAGTGTACATGCATACGTTTACATGACAAGTCATATTCATTTAATAGTAACTGCCTTCGACGGTGAATTGCAAAATGTAATTAGTGATTTTAAAAAACATACTTCAAAAAAATTAGTAAAGGCAATTCAAGAACATCCTGAAAGTAGACGAGAATGGTTGTTACGAAAGTTTAGTTTTGAAGCTCAAAAATCAGGAAGGGCAAAAAATTACAAATTGTGGCAAGACGGCTTTCATCCGGTTATATTAGATACTTTAGAAAAAATAGAGCAACGCGTTAACTACATACATTACAATCCTATTGAAGCCGAAATCGTTTTTCAGGAACGCGATTATGTAAATAGTAGTTATAGAAATCATGAAGAAGACAACGCAGTTTTTTGTAATGTGAATGTTGAACCTTTATGGTAA
- a CDS encoding TrmH family RNA methyltransferase — protein MQTSTRLEYLAFLENILTDNRKEKFLKVLENRTKHFTIAVEDIFQMHNTSAVMRSCEIFGIQKLNVIEQRYGKSIDKEIAMGAQKWVDINTFDRITNCLDTLKSKGYQIIATTPHENDCLMEDFDISKPSALFFGTERDGLSEEILKRANGFLKIPMVGFTESLNISVSAAIIIQNLTNRLRNSNIDWHLSENEILEKRLAWAKNSIKDIKRIEERYFEENPR, from the coding sequence TTGCAAACGAGCACCAGATTGGAGTATCTCGCCTTTCTTGAAAATATATTGACTGATAACCGCAAAGAAAAATTTCTGAAAGTATTGGAAAACAGAACTAAGCATTTTACGATTGCTGTTGAGGATATTTTCCAAATGCACAACACGAGTGCAGTAATGCGCAGTTGCGAGATTTTTGGAATTCAGAAATTGAACGTGATCGAGCAACGCTACGGAAAAAGTATCGACAAGGAAATTGCCATGGGTGCTCAAAAATGGGTCGACATCAATACATTCGACAGGATTACAAATTGTCTGGATACGTTGAAAAGTAAAGGCTACCAAATCATTGCTACCACACCACATGAGAATGATTGTTTGATGGAAGATTTTGATATTTCGAAACCCAGTGCTTTATTTTTTGGAACAGAAAGAGACGGATTATCAGAAGAAATTTTGAAACGCGCCAATGGTTTTCTTAAAATCCCGATGGTAGGTTTTACCGAAAGTTTGAATATATCGGTTTCGGCGGCGATAATCATTCAAAACCTGACGAATCGCTTGCGGAATTCAAACATTGATTGGCATTTATCCGAAAATGAAATATTAGAAAAGCGTTTGGCTTGGGCCAAAAATTCCATAAAAGACATCAAGCGAATTGAAGAACGGTATTTTGAAGAGAATCCAAGATAG
- a CDS encoding type II toxin-antitoxin system RelE/ParE family toxin has translation MKVFLSESAESKLFKLNEYLLLKWNLKVRNDFIKKLTSKIEQISNQPESCPESYLFKGLFKCVVTKQTTFYYRVHFDKKEIEIITFFDTRQNPDHLEKEI, from the coding sequence GTGAAAGTCTTTTTATCCGAATCAGCTGAAAGTAAACTTTTTAAATTAAATGAGTATCTTTTACTGAAATGGAATTTGAAAGTTCGAAATGACTTTATTAAAAAGCTAACTTCTAAAATTGAACAAATTTCAAATCAACCTGAAAGTTGTCCAGAATCCTATTTATTCAAAGGGCTTTTTAAATGCGTTGTAACAAAACAAACTACTTTTTACTACAGAGTACACTTTGACAAAAAAGAGATTGAGATAATCACCTTTTTTGACACAAGACAAAATCCAGACCATTTAGAAAAGGAAATTTAA
- a CDS encoding TrmH family RNA methyltransferase — protein sequence MIDIDYLNFLENILTDNRKEKFLKVLENRTKHFTIAVEDIFQMHNTSAVMRSCEVFGIQELNVIEQRYGKSIDKEIAMGAQKWVDINTFDSITNCVDTLKNKGYQIIATTPHENDCLMEDFDISKPSALFFGTERDGLSEEILQRADGFLKIPMVGFTESLNISVSAAIIIQNLTNRLRNSNIEWHLSENEILEKRLAWAKNSIKDIKRIEERYFEENPS from the coding sequence ATGATTGATATCGATTACCTTAATTTTCTTGAAAATATCCTGACTGATAATCGAAAAGAAAAATTTCTGAAAGTATTGGAAAACAGAACCAAGCATTTTACGATTGCTGTTGAGGATATTTTTCAAATGCACAATACCAGTGCGGTGATGCGCAGTTGTGAGGTTTTTGGAATTCAGGAATTGAATGTTATCGAGCAACGATACGGAAAAAGTATCGATAAGGAAATTGCGATGGGTGCCCAAAAATGGGTTGACATCAATACTTTCGACAGTATTACGAATTGTGTAGATACGTTAAAGAATAAAGGCTATCAAATCATTGCTACCACGCCACATGAGAATGATTGTTTGATGGAAGATTTTGATATTTCGAAACCAAGCGCTTTGTTTTTTGGAACTGAAAGAGACGGATTATCCGAAGAAATCTTGCAACGCGCCGATGGTTTTCTAAAAATCCCGATGGTAGGTTTTACGGAAAGTTTGAACATTTCGGTTTCGGCGGCGATAATCATTCAAAATCTGACGAATCGATTGCGCAATTCAAATATTGAATGGCATTTATCCGAAAATGAAATTTTAGAAAAGCGTTTGGCTTGGGCCAAAAATTCCATAAAAGACATCAAGCGAATTGAAGAACGATATTTTGAGGAGAATCCAAGTTAG
- a CDS encoding SIR2 family NAD-dependent protein deacylase — translation MKKKLVVLTGAGISAESGIKTFRDSDGLWEGHNVMDVATPEGWSKNPALVMDFYNQRRKQLKEVQPNLGHQILAELENEFDVYIITQNVDDLHERAGSTNVLHLHGELLKVRSTKNPNYILDWQEDLNFGDLDENKNQLRPHIVWFGEEVPALDEAITITQSADYFAVIGTSLQVYPAAGLIDFTARETPIFYIDPKPIKIPNLRNPLDVIPEVASEGMKILKKKLTAFI, via the coding sequence ATGAAAAAGAAATTAGTGGTTTTGACTGGTGCCGGAATTAGTGCGGAAAGCGGTATCAAAACTTTTCGTGACAGTGACGGACTTTGGGAAGGCCATAACGTTATGGATGTCGCAACTCCCGAAGGCTGGAGTAAAAACCCGGCTTTAGTAATGGATTTTTATAATCAAAGACGAAAACAACTCAAGGAAGTACAACCCAATTTGGGTCATCAGATTCTGGCGGAATTAGAGAATGAATTTGATGTATATATCATTACCCAAAATGTAGATGATTTACACGAACGCGCCGGAAGTACTAATGTGTTGCATTTGCATGGCGAATTATTGAAAGTAAGAAGTACCAAAAACCCAAATTACATTCTGGATTGGCAGGAGGATTTGAATTTTGGCGATTTAGACGAAAACAAAAATCAATTGCGCCCGCATATTGTTTGGTTTGGCGAGGAAGTTCCTGCCCTTGATGAAGCCATAACAATTACTCAAAGTGCGGATTATTTTGCTGTTATAGGAACGTCATTACAAGTATATCCTGCGGCTGGATTAATCGATTTCACAGCGCGAGAAACGCCCATTTTTTATATTGATCCAAAACCCATAAAAATCCCGAATCTTCGAAATCCATTGGATGTGATTCCAGAAGTGGCTTCTGAAGGAATGAAAATACTAAAAAAGAAGCTTACAGCGTTTATTTAA
- the purB gene encoding adenylosuccinate lyase: protein MTTLNELNAISPIDGRYRNKTISLAPFFSEEALIKYRVLVEIEYFIALCEVPLPQLKNVNPNLFESLRDIYKNFSTEDALWIKETEKVTNHDVKAVEYFIKDAFEKLGLSEYKEFIHFGLTSQDINNTAIPLSTKEAFEKVYMPSLITLTSKLKDLSVEWKDVPMLARTHGQPASPTRLGKEIGVFVERLEEQMRLLFNVPFAAKFGGATGNYNAHHVAYPQIDWRKFGGKFVEENLGLHHSFPTTQIEHYDHFAAFFDALKRINTIIIDLDRDIWTYVSMEYFKQKIKAGEIGSSAMPHKVNPIDFENSEGNLGIANAIFEHLSAKLPLSRLQRDLTDSTVLRNIGVPMGHTLIAFEATLKGLNKLLLNEPKFHEDLEKNWAVVAEAIQTILRREGYPNPYEALKGLTRTNEAIDKNAIHGFIATLEVSDEIKAELMQITPSNFLGI, encoded by the coding sequence ATGACTACTTTAAACGAATTGAATGCTATATCGCCAATCGACGGAAGATATAGAAACAAGACTATTTCGCTGGCTCCATTTTTCTCTGAAGAAGCCTTAATCAAATACCGCGTATTGGTTGAAATTGAATACTTCATTGCTTTGTGCGAAGTGCCTTTACCACAACTAAAAAACGTAAACCCAAATTTATTCGAAAGCTTACGTGACATTTATAAAAACTTCTCTACTGAAGATGCACTTTGGATAAAAGAAACAGAAAAAGTAACCAACCACGATGTAAAAGCGGTGGAATACTTCATCAAAGATGCTTTTGAAAAATTAGGATTGTCTGAATATAAAGAGTTTATCCATTTTGGATTGACTTCTCAGGATATTAATAACACGGCAATTCCGCTTTCTACAAAAGAAGCTTTCGAGAAAGTATACATGCCTTCTTTGATTACTTTAACTTCAAAATTGAAAGATTTAAGTGTAGAGTGGAAAGACGTTCCAATGCTTGCCCGTACACATGGACAACCGGCTTCACCAACGCGTTTGGGTAAAGAAATTGGGGTTTTTGTAGAACGTTTAGAAGAGCAAATGCGTTTGTTGTTTAATGTTCCTTTTGCGGCTAAATTTGGCGGAGCAACCGGAAATTATAACGCACATCATGTGGCGTATCCTCAAATTGACTGGAGAAAATTCGGCGGAAAATTTGTAGAGGAAAATCTTGGTTTGCACCACTCCTTCCCTACTACACAAATTGAACATTACGATCATTTCGCTGCATTTTTTGATGCGTTGAAAAGAATAAATACCATCATCATTGATTTAGACCGAGATATTTGGACGTACGTTTCAATGGAATATTTCAAACAAAAAATCAAAGCGGGAGAAATTGGTTCTTCGGCAATGCCACATAAAGTGAACCCAATTGATTTTGAAAATTCAGAAGGAAACTTAGGTATAGCCAATGCTATTTTCGAACATTTATCAGCTAAATTACCTTTGTCAAGATTACAACGTGATTTAACGGATAGTACGGTTTTAAGAAATATTGGTGTACCAATGGGACATACATTAATCGCTTTTGAAGCTACTTTGAAAGGATTGAACAAATTGTTATTGAACGAACCAAAATTCCATGAAGATTTAGAAAAAAACTGGGCTGTTGTTGCGGAAGCGATTCAAACAATTTTACGCCGTGAAGGATATCCAAATCCGTATGAAGCGTTGAAAGGATTGACCAGAACCAATGAAGCGATTGATAAAAACGCAATTCACGGTTTTATTGCAACCTTAGAAGTTTCGGATGAAATTAAGGCTGAATTGATGCAAATCACTCCTAGCAATTTCTTAGGAATATAA